Proteins encoded by one window of Ramlibacter tataouinensis:
- a CDS encoding helix-turn-helix domain-containing protein, with product MTDLATPEPAADCVPCALQDYGGCEAAARTRLKVKRGGILFRQNEAFRSFLAVRRGSFKSVAVAPDGREQVLAFVLAGDLLGLDGFGHARHASTAIALEDSEVLVLDYGMAGAQAAPALHHAMARVLSRELLRDVKLKVLLASMSAEQKLASFLLNLSRRLHDRGGCPDELALRMTRTDIASYLGLSLETVCRTLTSLQRRGVVQVDGRHLRLLDRRALLRQFGRDG from the coding sequence ATGACCGACCTGGCCACACCCGAACCCGCTGCCGATTGCGTGCCCTGCGCGCTGCAGGATTACGGCGGCTGCGAAGCCGCCGCCCGCACGCGGCTGAAGGTCAAGCGCGGTGGCATCCTGTTCCGGCAGAACGAGGCCTTCCGCTCCTTCCTGGCGGTGCGGCGCGGCTCGTTCAAGTCGGTGGCGGTGGCGCCCGACGGCCGCGAGCAGGTGCTGGCCTTCGTGCTGGCCGGCGACCTGCTGGGGCTCGACGGCTTCGGCCACGCGCGCCATGCCAGCACCGCCATCGCGCTGGAGGACTCCGAGGTACTGGTGCTGGACTACGGCATGGCGGGCGCCCAGGCCGCACCCGCCCTGCACCACGCGATGGCGCGCGTGCTCAGTCGCGAACTGCTGCGCGACGTCAAGCTCAAGGTGCTGCTCGCCAGCATGAGCGCCGAGCAGAAGCTGGCGTCCTTCCTGCTGAACCTGTCGCGCCGGCTGCACGACCGCGGCGGCTGCCCGGACGAGCTGGCGCTGCGCATGACGCGCACCGACATCGCCAGCTACCTGGGCTTGTCGCTGGAGACGGTGTGCCGCACACTCACCTCGCTGCAGCGGCGCGGCGTGGTGCAGGTGGACGGCCGCCACTTGCGCCTGCTGGACCGGCGCGCGCTGCTGCGGCAGTTCGGGCGCGACGGATAG
- a CDS encoding Lrp/AsnC ligand binding domain-containing protein, which yields MPDELDRIDRRILRALQDDGRITNQKLAEGVSLSPTAVLARVQRLTRAGYILGYEARLNPQLLGAGMLVFVEVLLDRTTPNVFEEFKAAVQVQPEVLECHMVAGGFDYLLKTRVSDMDAYRRFAGEVLWRLPGVRETRTYAVMEEVKSSAKLHLP from the coding sequence ATGCCCGACGAGCTCGACCGCATCGACCGGCGCATCCTGCGGGCTTTGCAGGACGATGGCCGCATCACCAACCAGAAGCTGGCCGAGGGCGTGTCCCTGTCGCCCACCGCGGTGCTGGCGCGTGTGCAGCGCCTGACCCGCGCCGGCTACATCCTGGGCTACGAGGCGCGCCTGAACCCGCAGCTGCTCGGCGCCGGCATGCTGGTGTTCGTGGAAGTGCTGCTGGACCGCACCACGCCCAACGTGTTCGAGGAATTCAAGGCCGCGGTGCAGGTGCAGCCCGAGGTGCTGGAGTGCCACATGGTGGCCGGCGGCTTCGACTACCTGCTCAAGACCCGGGTCTCCGACATGGACGCTTACCGCCGCTTCGCCGGCGAGGTGCTGTGGCGCCTGCCGGGCGTGCGCGAGACGCGCACCTACGCGGTGATGGAGGAAGTCAAGAGTTCGGCCAAGCTGCACCTGCCCTGA
- a CDS encoding alpha/beta hydrolase family protein: MQTEVSSFRVDLPDGASVSALLCRPLEPIACLVLAHGAGAGMHHPFMADLAAALGARAVATLRFQFPFMEQGSKRPDRPAVAQMAVRAAVAQAAARLPGIALFAGGKSFGGRMSSQAQAESPLPHVRGLVFAGFPLHPAGKPAIERAAHLEQVAVPMLFLQGARDALADLPLIRQTVARLGSRTVLHVVDGADHAFHVLVRSGRSDAEVIGELADVAAAWMGKLAQAS, encoded by the coding sequence ATGCAAACCGAGGTGTCATCCTTCCGCGTGGACCTGCCCGACGGCGCAAGCGTGTCGGCGTTGCTGTGCCGACCCCTCGAGCCGATCGCCTGCCTCGTGCTGGCCCATGGCGCCGGGGCCGGCATGCACCACCCCTTCATGGCCGATCTGGCTGCGGCGCTGGGCGCGCGCGCCGTCGCCACCTTGCGCTTCCAGTTCCCGTTCATGGAGCAGGGGAGCAAGCGGCCGGACCGCCCGGCCGTCGCGCAGATGGCGGTGCGGGCGGCGGTGGCGCAAGCCGCCGCCCGCCTGCCCGGCATTGCGCTGTTCGCCGGCGGCAAGTCCTTCGGCGGGCGCATGAGCTCGCAGGCGCAGGCCGAATCGCCCTTGCCGCACGTGCGCGGGCTGGTCTTCGCCGGCTTTCCCCTGCATCCGGCGGGCAAACCGGCCATCGAACGCGCGGCGCACCTCGAGCAGGTGGCGGTTCCGATGCTTTTCCTGCAAGGCGCGCGCGACGCACTGGCGGACCTGCCCTTGATCCGGCAGACCGTCGCGCGACTCGGCTCGCGCACCGTGCTGCATGTGGTCGACGGCGCCGATCATGCCTTCCATGTGCTGGTGCGATCCGGGCGCAGCGACGCCGAGGTGATCGGCGAACTGGCGGACGTCGCCGCTGCGTGGATGGGCAAGTTGGCGCAGGCATCGTGA
- the rnk gene encoding nucleoside diphosphate kinase regulator: MTSEVQTERTLTELDHARLTKLLAQTQRLASPASQAMHDLLEGSDVVESPSVPATVVTMYTQVLVRDTTGGEPHKVTLCYPDDAEPASGFISVLSPLGTSLLGLKVGETARWRLPGGEERSAVIESVLFQPEASGDYKT; encoded by the coding sequence ATGACATCCGAAGTCCAGACCGAGCGCACGCTCACCGAACTCGACCACGCGCGCCTGACGAAGCTGCTGGCCCAGACCCAGCGGCTCGCCTCGCCGGCCAGCCAGGCCATGCACGACCTGCTGGAAGGCAGCGACGTGGTGGAGTCGCCGTCGGTGCCCGCCACCGTCGTCACCATGTACACGCAGGTGCTGGTGCGCGATACCACCGGCGGCGAGCCCCACAAGGTCACGCTGTGCTACCCCGACGACGCCGAGCCGGCCAGTGGTTTCATCTCGGTGCTGTCGCCCCTGGGCACCAGCCTGCTGGGCCTGAAGGTGGGCGAGACGGCGCGGTGGCGCCTGCCCGGCGGCGAGGAGCGCAGCGCGGTGATCGAGTCGGTGCTGTTCCAGCCGGAGGCGTCGGGCGACTACAAGACCTGA
- a CDS encoding type I restriction-modification system subunit M, with amino-acid sequence MNAITLDQLESHLWESANILRGPVDAADFKTYIFPLLFFKRICDVWDEEYQDIVSESGDEQLATFPESHRFQIPEDCHWADVRAKATNVGAALQRAMREIEKANPDTLYGVFGDAQWSNKERLSDALLKDLIEHFSRLPLGNHDVEADVLGDAYEYLIKKFADATNKKAGEFYTPRSVVRLMIDMLDPKEAETIYDPACGTGGMLLAAVQHVKEQHGDVKRLWGKLYGQEKNLTTSSIARMNLFLHGIEDFHVERGDTLRSPAFFEGDRLATFDCVIANPPFSLEKWGEDLWLNDPFGRNFAGVPPSSSGDFAWVQHMVKSMADVSGRMAVVLPQGALFRKGVEGSIRQKLLEMDLIEAVIGLAPNLFYGTGLAACILVLRKRKPAKHKKQVLIADASRLFRRGRAQNYLEPEHAAEILGWYRGFADVEDAARVVSLDEIKAEDWTLNISRYVLPPLQEDIRPLPDAIAAFKEALTRCREAEERLAQVMTEGGWLR; translated from the coding sequence ATGAACGCTATCACCCTTGATCAACTTGAGAGCCACCTCTGGGAATCCGCCAACATCCTGCGCGGCCCGGTGGACGCCGCCGATTTCAAGACCTACATCTTCCCGCTCCTGTTCTTCAAGCGCATCTGCGACGTCTGGGACGAGGAGTACCAGGACATTGTCAGCGAGTCCGGCGACGAGCAGCTTGCCACCTTCCCGGAGTCGCATCGGTTCCAGATCCCCGAGGACTGCCACTGGGCCGACGTGCGCGCGAAGGCAACCAATGTGGGCGCGGCGCTCCAGCGTGCGATGCGCGAGATCGAGAAGGCCAACCCCGACACCTTGTACGGCGTCTTCGGCGATGCGCAGTGGTCCAACAAGGAGCGCCTGTCGGATGCGCTGCTCAAGGACCTGATCGAGCACTTTTCCAGGCTGCCGCTGGGCAACCACGACGTCGAAGCGGACGTCCTGGGCGACGCCTACGAATACCTGATCAAGAAGTTTGCCGACGCCACCAACAAGAAGGCCGGCGAGTTCTACACCCCGCGCAGCGTGGTGCGGCTGATGATCGACATGCTCGACCCCAAGGAAGCCGAGACCATCTACGACCCGGCCTGTGGCACCGGTGGCATGCTGTTGGCGGCCGTGCAGCACGTGAAAGAGCAGCACGGAGATGTGAAGCGGCTGTGGGGGAAGCTGTACGGGCAAGAGAAGAACCTCACCACCTCGTCCATCGCTCGGATGAACCTGTTCCTCCACGGCATCGAGGACTTCCATGTTGAGCGTGGCGATACGCTGCGCAGTCCGGCCTTCTTCGAGGGCGACAGGCTCGCCACCTTTGACTGTGTGATCGCCAACCCGCCCTTCTCGCTGGAAAAGTGGGGCGAGGACCTGTGGTTGAACGACCCCTTCGGCCGAAATTTCGCCGGTGTGCCGCCCTCGTCCAGTGGTGACTTCGCCTGGGTGCAGCACATGGTCAAGTCGATGGCCGACGTGAGCGGCCGGATGGCCGTGGTGCTGCCCCAGGGCGCCCTGTTCCGCAAAGGCGTGGAAGGCAGCATCCGGCAGAAGCTGCTGGAGATGGATCTGATCGAGGCGGTGATCGGGCTGGCGCCCAACCTCTTCTACGGCACGGGCCTAGCCGCGTGCATCCTGGTCCTGCGCAAGCGCAAGCCGGCCAAGCACAAGAAGCAGGTGCTGATCGCCGATGCTTCGCGCCTGTTCCGCCGGGGGCGCGCGCAGAACTATCTGGAGCCCGAGCATGCCGCCGAGATTCTCGGCTGGTATCGCGGCTTTGCCGATGTGGAGGACGCGGCCCGGGTGGTGAGTCTCGACGAGATCAAGGCTGAAGACTGGACCCTGAACATTTCGCGCTACGTCCTGCCACCACTGCAAGAAGACATCCGGCCGCTGCCTGATGCCATCGCCGCATTCAAAGAGGCGCTGACTCGCTGCCGCGAGGCCGAAGAGCGCCTCGCGCAGGTCATGACCGAAGGGGGATGGCTGCGATGA
- a CDS encoding type I restriction-modification system subunit M, protein MAAMSHLSKRITQQELESYLWGAAVLLRGLIDAGDYKQFIFPLLFYKRVSDVWDEEYQAALANSRGDLSYAQFAENHRFQIPEGAHWNDVRQTPKNVGAAIQKAMRAIETANPDLLDGIFGDAPWTNRERLPDETLKNLIEHFSTQTLSVANVPEDELGNAYEYLIKKFADDSGHTAAEFYTNRTVVHLMTQLLAPQAGESIYDPTCGTGGMLISALDEVKRSGGEYRTLKLYGQERNLITSSIARMNLFLHGVEDFEIIRGDTLADPKHIEGDRLRQFDVILANPPYSIKQWNREAWSSDKWGRNSLGTPPQGRADYAFQQHILTSLTAKGRCAVLWPHGVLFRNEEQAMRAKMVAQDWVEAVIGLGPNLFYNSAMESCIVICNRKKTAARKGKVIFIDAVNEVNRERAQSFLTPAHQHRILTAFKAFGDAPGFAKVASLAEIGANAANLSIPLYVKRIAAPAATDGNGDAASLGSTWARWQNDGRAFWQRMDALVETLNGLVEEGGARA, encoded by the coding sequence ATGGCTGCGATGAGTCACCTTAGCAAACGCATCACCCAGCAGGAGCTGGAGAGCTATCTGTGGGGCGCCGCCGTACTGCTGCGCGGTCTGATCGACGCCGGCGACTACAAGCAGTTCATCTTTCCCCTGCTGTTCTACAAGCGCGTCTCGGATGTCTGGGACGAGGAGTACCAGGCCGCGCTTGCTAACTCAAGGGGCGACCTGTCCTACGCTCAGTTCGCCGAGAACCACCGCTTCCAGATCCCCGAGGGCGCACACTGGAACGACGTGCGCCAGACGCCGAAGAACGTCGGCGCCGCGATCCAGAAGGCCATGCGCGCCATCGAGACCGCCAACCCGGACCTGCTCGACGGCATCTTCGGCGACGCCCCCTGGACCAATCGCGAGCGCCTGCCCGACGAAACGCTGAAGAACCTGATCGAGCACTTCTCGACCCAGACGCTGTCGGTGGCGAACGTGCCCGAGGACGAACTTGGCAACGCCTACGAGTACCTGATCAAGAAGTTTGCGGACGACTCCGGCCACACGGCAGCCGAGTTCTACACCAACCGCACCGTCGTCCACCTGATGACGCAGCTGCTGGCGCCGCAGGCCGGCGAGTCGATCTACGACCCCACCTGCGGCACCGGCGGCATGTTGATCTCGGCGCTGGACGAAGTGAAGCGCTCGGGCGGCGAGTACCGCACGCTCAAGCTCTACGGGCAGGAGCGCAACCTCATCACCTCATCCATCGCGCGCATGAACCTGTTCCTGCACGGTGTGGAGGACTTCGAAATCATCCGCGGCGACACCCTGGCCGACCCGAAGCACATCGAGGGCGACCGCCTGCGCCAGTTCGACGTGATCCTGGCCAACCCGCCGTACTCCATCAAGCAGTGGAACCGCGAGGCCTGGAGCAGCGACAAGTGGGGCCGCAACTCCCTGGGTACGCCACCGCAGGGCCGCGCAGACTATGCGTTCCAGCAGCACATTCTGACCAGCCTCACCGCCAAAGGACGCTGCGCCGTGCTCTGGCCGCACGGCGTGCTGTTCCGCAACGAGGAGCAGGCCATGCGCGCCAAGATGGTCGCGCAAGATTGGGTGGAGGCCGTCATCGGCCTGGGGCCAAACCTGTTCTACAACTCCGCGATGGAGTCGTGCATCGTCATCTGCAACCGCAAGAAGACCGCTGCGCGCAAGGGCAAGGTGATCTTCATCGACGCGGTGAACGAGGTCAACCGCGAGCGGGCACAGAGCTTCCTCACGCCTGCTCACCAGCATCGCATCCTGACTGCCTTCAAGGCGTTTGGCGATGCGCCCGGTTTCGCCAAGGTCGCATCGCTGGCCGAGATCGGCGCCAATGCGGCCAACCTTTCGATCCCGCTGTACGTGAAGCGCATCGCCGCGCCCGCCGCCACCGACGGCAATGGCGACGCAGCATCGCTAGGCTCCACCTGGGCCCGGTGGCAGAACGACGGTCGGGCCTTTTGGCAGCGGATGGACGCGCTGGTCGAGACGCTGAATGGACTCGTCGAAGAAGGGGGCGCGCGTGCTTAA
- a CDS encoding RNA recognition motif domain-containing protein, translating to MGNKLYVGNLPYTFRDGDLEQAFSQFGSVQSAKVMMERDTGRSKGFGFVEMGSDAEAQAAIQGMNGQSHGGRGLVVNEARPMEARPPRSGGFGGNRGY from the coding sequence ATGGGCAACAAACTTTACGTGGGCAACCTGCCCTATACCTTCCGCGACGGCGACCTCGAGCAAGCCTTCTCCCAGTTCGGCAGCGTCCAGAGCGCCAAGGTCATGATGGAGCGCGACACCGGCCGCTCCAAGGGCTTCGGCTTCGTCGAAATGGGCAGCGACGCCGAGGCGCAGGCCGCCATCCAGGGCATGAACGGCCAGTCGCATGGCGGCCGCGGCCTGGTGGTCAACGAAGCCCGTCCGATGGAGGCGCGCCCGCCCCGGTCGGGTGGCTTCGGCGGCAATCGCGGCTACTGA
- the putA gene encoding trifunctional transcriptional regulator/proline dehydrogenase/L-glutamate gamma-semialdehyde dehydrogenase translates to MPPSLVVIAPFDRFIDPAPAPSALRQAITAAARRPEPEAVADLLPQARLPPSDAAAVRELATRLARGLRERRAGAGRAGLVQSLLQEYALTSQEGIALMCLAEALLRIPDAATRDALIRDKIAQGQWQAHLGQSPSLFVNAATWGLLITGKLVATHSESGLMSAIGRLVGLGGEPLVRKGVDLAMRMMGEQFVTGETIAQALRNAQPREAQGFRYSFDMLGEAALTADDAQRYRHAYAQAIHAIGQAARGRGVYEGNGISIKLSALHPRYSRAQQDRVMAQLYPSLAGLCLLAKQYDIGLNIDAEEADRLEPSLDLLERLAFDAQLRGWDGLGFVVQAYQQRCPLVIDWVIDLARRSGRRLMVRLVKGAYWDSEIKRAQVEGQSGYPVYTRKAHTDVAYLACAQRLLAAPDAIYPQFATHNAHTLAAVYRMADPARWTPRQYEFQCLHGMGEPLYEQVVGPADAGRLGRPCRIYAPVGTHETLLAYLVRRLLENGANTSFVHRIADPQVPVGELVEDPVAVVERLAHETGAVGLPHPAIALPRNLYGPGRRNSEGLDLANEQELAQLAARLRASARTEWRCAPMLGSDPPGAGELQPVRNPADHGDVVGQVRQATLHDVNLALAHAVEGSADWAATAPAERARILLAAADRLQDDMPRLMGLLIREAGKTAANAIAEVREAVDFLRYYAGQVRDGFDNATHVPLGPVVCISPWNFPLAIFTGQLAAALAAGNPVLAKPAEQTPLVAAEAVRALWSAGVPRNALQLLPGRGETVGAGLVGDARIRGVLFTGSTEVARILQRALVGRTDAGGRPVPLVAETGGQNAMIVDSSALAEQVVADILGSAFDSAGQRCSALRVLCVQEDAADRLLAMLLGAMQQLRVGNPDRLATDVGPVIDEEARAGIERHIDRLRERGCRVHRFDGHDPQLLEGGTFVRPAVVELDGMAELGREVFGPVLHVVRYRREDLEGLLHQINATGYGLTLGLHTRIDETIARVLAAANVGNVYVNRNMVGAVVGVQPFGGEGLSGTGPKAGGPLYLYRLLAQRPDDVLARVLAQAHRGDPPQAEAMPAALAALQDWALGRGQPALADACAAFAQRSRAGACVTLPGPTGERNVYSLAPRRAVLCLAERDDDRLLQLAAVLAAGSRAIWPADAQALLQRLPASVRACVSLASRWDAAQSSCEAVLLHGSVDALAAVQQMLAQRDGPVIAVERHEPGSRTVALERLLVERSVSINTAAAGGNATLMAIG, encoded by the coding sequence CTGCCACCCAGCCTCGTCGTGATCGCCCCCTTCGACCGCTTCATCGACCCCGCGCCGGCCCCCTCGGCGCTGCGCCAGGCCATCACCGCCGCGGCGCGCAGGCCCGAACCCGAGGCCGTCGCGGACCTGCTGCCGCAAGCACGCCTGCCGCCATCCGATGCCGCTGCCGTGCGTGAACTGGCGACCCGCCTGGCGCGCGGCCTGCGCGAGCGCAGGGCCGGCGCCGGCCGGGCCGGCCTGGTCCAGAGCCTGTTGCAGGAATATGCGTTGACCTCGCAGGAAGGCATCGCGCTGATGTGCCTGGCCGAGGCGCTGCTGCGCATCCCCGATGCGGCCACGCGCGACGCGCTGATCCGCGACAAGATCGCGCAGGGCCAGTGGCAGGCGCACCTGGGCCAGAGCCCTTCCCTGTTCGTCAATGCCGCCACCTGGGGGCTGCTGATCACCGGCAAGCTGGTGGCCACCCACAGCGAATCGGGGCTGATGTCCGCCATCGGGCGGCTGGTCGGCCTGGGCGGCGAGCCGCTGGTGCGCAAGGGGGTCGACCTCGCCATGCGGATGATGGGCGAGCAGTTCGTCACCGGCGAGACGATCGCGCAGGCGCTGCGCAACGCGCAGCCGCGCGAGGCCCAGGGCTTTCGCTACTCCTTCGACATGCTGGGCGAGGCGGCGCTGACCGCCGACGATGCGCAGCGCTATCGCCACGCCTATGCGCAGGCCATCCACGCCATTGGGCAAGCGGCGCGCGGGCGCGGCGTGTACGAGGGCAACGGCATCTCGATCAAGCTGTCGGCCCTGCATCCGCGTTACAGCCGCGCGCAGCAGGACCGCGTGATGGCGCAGCTGTACCCCTCGCTGGCCGGCCTGTGCCTGCTGGCGAAGCAGTACGACATCGGACTGAACATCGATGCCGAGGAAGCCGATCGCCTGGAGCCCTCGCTGGACCTGCTGGAGCGCCTGGCGTTCGATGCGCAACTGCGGGGATGGGACGGCCTGGGCTTCGTGGTGCAGGCCTACCAGCAGCGCTGCCCCCTGGTGATCGACTGGGTCATCGACCTGGCGCGGCGCAGCGGCCGCCGCCTGATGGTGCGGCTGGTCAAGGGCGCGTACTGGGATTCGGAGATCAAGCGCGCGCAGGTCGAGGGCCAGTCTGGCTACCCGGTGTACACGCGCAAGGCCCACACCGACGTCGCCTACCTGGCCTGCGCCCAACGGCTGCTGGCCGCGCCCGACGCCATCTATCCGCAGTTCGCCACGCACAACGCGCACACGCTGGCGGCCGTGTACCGGATGGCCGATCCGGCGCGCTGGACGCCGCGCCAGTACGAGTTCCAGTGCCTGCACGGCATGGGCGAGCCGCTGTACGAGCAGGTGGTGGGCCCGGCCGACGCCGGCCGCCTCGGCCGGCCCTGCCGCATCTATGCGCCGGTGGGGACGCACGAGACGCTGCTGGCCTACCTGGTGCGGCGGCTGCTGGAGAACGGCGCCAACACGTCCTTCGTGCACCGCATCGCCGATCCGCAGGTACCCGTCGGCGAGCTGGTGGAAGATCCGGTGGCGGTGGTGGAGCGGCTCGCGCACGAGACGGGGGCCGTCGGCTTGCCGCACCCGGCCATCGCCCTGCCGCGCAACCTGTACGGCCCGGGCCGGCGCAACTCCGAAGGCCTCGACCTGGCGAACGAGCAGGAACTGGCGCAGCTCGCAGCCAGGCTGCGCGCATCAGCCCGCACCGAGTGGCGTTGCGCGCCGATGCTGGGGTCCGACCCGCCGGGGGCTGGCGAACTCCAGCCCGTGCGCAACCCGGCCGACCATGGCGACGTCGTCGGCCAGGTCCGCCAAGCCACGCTGCACGACGTGAACCTCGCACTGGCGCACGCGGTGGAGGGCAGCGCCGACTGGGCCGCCACCGCGCCGGCCGAGCGCGCCCGCATCCTGCTGGCCGCCGCCGATCGCCTGCAGGACGACATGCCGCGGCTGATGGGCCTGCTGATCCGCGAAGCCGGCAAGACCGCCGCCAACGCGATCGCCGAAGTGCGCGAGGCCGTGGACTTCCTGCGCTACTACGCCGGCCAGGTGCGCGACGGTTTCGACAACGCAACCCACGTGCCGCTCGGCCCGGTCGTCTGCATCAGCCCCTGGAACTTCCCGCTGGCCATCTTCACCGGCCAACTGGCGGCCGCCCTGGCCGCCGGCAACCCGGTGCTGGCCAAGCCGGCCGAGCAGACGCCGCTGGTGGCCGCCGAAGCCGTGCGTGCGCTGTGGTCCGCCGGCGTGCCGCGCAACGCGCTGCAACTGCTGCCAGGCCGCGGCGAGACGGTCGGCGCGGGCCTGGTCGGCGACGCGCGCATCCGGGGCGTGCTCTTCACCGGCTCGACCGAGGTCGCGCGCATCCTGCAGCGCGCACTGGTGGGCCGCACCGATGCCGGCGGCCGGCCGGTTCCCCTGGTGGCCGAGACCGGCGGGCAGAACGCGATGATCGTGGACTCCTCGGCGCTGGCCGAACAGGTGGTCGCCGACATCCTGGGCTCCGCCTTCGACAGCGCCGGCCAGCGCTGCTCGGCCTTGCGCGTGCTGTGCGTGCAGGAGGACGCCGCCGACCGCCTGCTGGCGATGCTGCTGGGCGCGATGCAGCAGCTGCGCGTGGGCAACCCCGACCGGCTGGCGACCGACGTGGGGCCGGTCATCGACGAAGAGGCGCGCGCCGGCATCGAGCGGCACATCGATCGCCTGCGCGAACGCGGTTGCCGCGTGCACCGGTTCGACGGCCACGATCCCCAGTTGCTGGAGGGCGGCACCTTCGTGCGGCCCGCGGTGGTCGAGCTGGATGGCATGGCCGAGCTGGGACGCGAGGTGTTCGGCCCGGTGCTGCACGTCGTGCGCTACCGGCGCGAGGACCTCGAAGGCCTGCTCCACCAGATCAATGCCACCGGCTACGGACTGACGCTGGGGCTGCACACCCGCATCGACGAGACCATCGCGCGGGTGCTGGCGGCGGCGAATGTCGGCAACGTCTATGTCAATCGCAACATGGTCGGCGCGGTGGTCGGCGTGCAGCCGTTCGGCGGCGAGGGCCTGTCGGGCACCGGGCCGAAGGCGGGCGGCCCCTTGTACCTGTACCGCTTGCTGGCCCAGCGCCCGGACGACGTGCTGGCCCGCGTGCTGGCACAGGCCCACCGGGGCGACCCGCCGCAGGCCGAGGCAATGCCCGCAGCGCTGGCGGCGCTGCAGGACTGGGCCCTCGGCCGCGGCCAGCCGGCCCTTGCCGACGCCTGCGCGGCGTTCGCGCAGCGCTCGCGCGCCGGCGCCTGCGTCACCCTGCCCGGCCCGACTGGCGAACGCAACGTCTATTCGCTGGCGCCGCGCCGCGCCGTGCTGTGCCTGGCCGAGCGCGACGACGACCGGCTGCTGCAACTGGCGGCCGTGCTGGCCGCAGGCAGCCGAGCCATCTGGCCAGCGGACGCGCAAGCCCTGTTGCAGCGCCTGCCGGCCTCGGTGCGGGCCTGCGTGTCGCTCGCCAGCCGTTGGGATGCAGCGCAATCGTCCTGCGAAGCCGTCCTGCTGCACGGCAGCGTGGACGCGCTGGCGGCGGTGCAGCAGATGCTGGCGCAGCGCGACGGCCCCGTCATTGCCGTCGAGCGCCACGAACCGGGCAGCCGCACCGTCGCGCTGGAGCGCCTGCTGGTCGAGCGCTCGGTCAGCATCAACACCGCCGCGGCTGGCGGCAACGCCACGCTGATGGCGATCGGCTGA
- a CDS encoding PAS domain S-box protein — translation MSTWPGQTLAASRLHQMIVEQMQDALIVADAEGTIRVWNRGAEVLFGFAAAEAIGSGLDLLVPPRFRQAHDHGFRQAIATGHLRTEGRVLTTRSNHKNGCRLYVDFSFSLLKDPRGQVVGVVAVARDATARHLEEVAHRLQASVA, via the coding sequence ATGAGCACCTGGCCCGGACAAACCCTCGCAGCGAGCCGGCTGCACCAGATGATCGTGGAGCAGATGCAGGACGCCCTGATCGTGGCCGATGCCGAGGGCACCATCCGCGTGTGGAACCGCGGCGCCGAGGTGCTGTTCGGCTTCGCGGCGGCCGAAGCGATCGGCTCGGGGCTGGACCTGCTGGTGCCGCCCCGGTTCCGGCAGGCGCACGACCACGGCTTCCGCCAGGCGATTGCGACGGGCCACCTGCGCACCGAGGGGCGGGTGCTGACCACGCGTTCCAATCACAAGAACGGCTGCCGCCTGTACGTGGACTTTTCCTTCAGCCTGCTGAAGGATCCCCGTGGCCAGGTGGTGGGCGTGGTGGCCGTGGCGCGGGATGCGACCGCACGGCACCTGGAAGAAGTCGCGCACCGGCTGCAGGCATCCGTGGCCTGA
- a CDS encoding SDR family NAD(P)-dependent oxidoreductase: MNPDFTGKAALVTGAGSGIGRAAALALAERGAQVVVNDLNAESCQKVVDEITRAGGSAIAVPGNVGKPEDVKASVDAAVNHFGALHLAFNNAGIGGPLGPLADIDIQAYLQLMDVNLHSVFYAMHYEIPAMLKAGGGAIVNMSSILGVTGDANAGPYVAAKHGVAGLTKAAALGYADKGIRVNSIHPGYIDTPLLQGLPKEAYDGLVGLHPIGRLGRPEEVTGLVLFLLSEQASFITGSQHLVDGGYTSR, encoded by the coding sequence ATGAACCCTGACTTCACAGGCAAGGCCGCGCTGGTTACCGGCGCCGGTTCCGGCATCGGCCGGGCCGCCGCGCTCGCGCTTGCCGAGCGCGGCGCGCAGGTGGTGGTCAACGACCTGAATGCCGAGTCTTGCCAGAAGGTCGTCGACGAGATCACCCGGGCCGGCGGCAGCGCGATCGCGGTCCCGGGCAACGTCGGCAAGCCCGAGGACGTCAAGGCCAGCGTCGACGCCGCAGTGAACCACTTCGGCGCGTTGCACCTGGCCTTCAACAACGCCGGCATCGGCGGCCCGCTGGGTCCGCTGGCGGACATCGACATCCAGGCCTACCTGCAGCTCATGGACGTCAACCTGCACTCGGTGTTCTACGCCATGCACTACGAGATCCCGGCCATGCTGAAGGCCGGTGGCGGCGCGATCGTGAACATGTCGTCCATCCTGGGCGTGACGGGTGACGCCAACGCGGGGCCGTACGTCGCGGCCAAGCACGGCGTGGCGGGCCTGACCAAGGCGGCGGCCCTCGGCTACGCCGACAAGGGCATCCGCGTCAATTCCATCCACCCCGGCTACATCGACACGCCGCTGCTGCAGGGCCTGCCCAAGGAAGCGTACGACGGACTGGTGGGCTTGCACCCGATCGGGCGGCTGGGCCGGCCGGAGGAGGTCACGGGACTGGTGCTGTTCCTGCTGTCGGAGCAGGCGAGCTTCATCACCGGATCGCAGCACCTGGTGGACGGCGGCTACACCAGCCGCTGA